One Arthrobacter sp. StoSoilB19 DNA window includes the following coding sequences:
- a CDS encoding riboflavin synthase, with protein MFTGIIAEQGQVLSVERDGNTSATVRLHAPGSTEGLALGGSIAVNGVCLTATAIDGKEFSVDVMGETLVRSTIGELAAGDSVNLERCVPAGGRLDGHVVQGHVDGVGVLLEREPQGNWERLRFGVPANLARYIAEKGSIAIDGVSLTVTTVSPASEQEPWFEVGLIPTTLAETGLGTKTTGSRVNLEVDVLAKYTERLLAFRDADAATGTGGAAVAGGAR; from the coding sequence ATGTTCACCGGAATTATTGCCGAGCAGGGGCAGGTGCTGTCCGTCGAGCGTGACGGTAACACCAGCGCCACCGTGCGGCTGCACGCCCCCGGCTCCACCGAAGGCCTGGCACTTGGCGGCTCCATCGCCGTGAACGGGGTCTGCCTCACGGCAACCGCCATCGACGGCAAGGAGTTCAGCGTGGACGTCATGGGGGAGACCCTGGTCCGGAGCACCATCGGCGAACTCGCGGCCGGCGATTCGGTCAACCTGGAGCGCTGTGTTCCCGCGGGCGGCCGACTGGACGGACACGTGGTCCAGGGCCACGTGGACGGCGTGGGGGTCCTGCTGGAACGCGAACCCCAGGGCAACTGGGAGCGGCTGCGTTTTGGCGTCCCCGCCAACCTGGCCCGCTACATTGCCGAGAAAGGCTCCATCGCCATCGACGGTGTCTCCCTCACCGTGACAACCGTCAGCCCGGCTTCGGAGCAGGAACCCTGGTTCGAGGTAGGCCTGATCCCCACCACGCTGGCAGAAACGGGCCTGGGGACCAAAACCACCGGCAGCCGGGTGAACCTGGAGGTCGACGTGCTGGCAAAGTACACCGAGCGGCTGCTGGCCTTCCGCGACGCGGATGCAGCAACCGGTACCGGTGGCGCCGCGGTTGCAGGAGGTGCACGGTGA
- the ribA gene encoding GTP cyclohydrolase II, translated as MTAAAASDDSHQNGHRKHHTVSGAAPHPVSGGPVVQLPTAFGEFVAQAWTDLVTGVEHLAVSSPNAPTDGKAPLVRLHSECLTGDVFGSYRCDCGEQLAFALELIRDNGGTLLYLRGQEGRGIGLANKIKAYALQEAGFDTVEANEQLGLPVDARCYKAAAQILAEMGLHEVRLLSNNPDKQNRLAKAGVKVVEMVPTEVPSREQNIRYLRTKKDRMEHRLLLDTGVAPVPVPAPETPFDHEQD; from the coding sequence ATGACGGCAGCGGCAGCCAGCGACGACAGCCACCAGAACGGCCACCGGAAACACCACACGGTGTCCGGCGCAGCGCCCCATCCCGTCAGCGGAGGGCCGGTTGTACAGTTGCCCACGGCCTTCGGCGAGTTCGTGGCACAGGCATGGACGGACCTGGTGACGGGTGTGGAACACCTCGCCGTCAGTTCCCCCAACGCTCCCACTGACGGTAAAGCACCACTGGTGCGGCTGCACTCCGAGTGCCTCACCGGCGACGTCTTCGGTTCCTACCGCTGCGACTGCGGCGAACAACTTGCCTTCGCGCTGGAACTGATCCGGGACAACGGCGGCACGCTGCTCTACCTGCGCGGCCAGGAAGGCCGCGGCATTGGCCTGGCCAACAAGATCAAGGCCTACGCCCTGCAGGAGGCCGGCTTCGACACCGTTGAGGCGAACGAGCAGCTGGGCCTCCCCGTTGACGCCCGGTGCTACAAGGCCGCAGCCCAGATCCTGGCCGAAATGGGCCTGCATGAGGTGCGGCTGCTGAGCAACAACCCGGACAAGCAGAACAGGCTGGCCAAGGCGGGCGTGAAGGTCGTGGAAATGGTGCCTACGGAGGTGCCGTCCCGCGAACAGAACATCCGCTACCTGCGCACCAAGAAGGACCGCATGGAACACCGGCTGCTGCTGGACACCGGGGTGGCTCCCGTGCCCGTGCCCGCCCCTGAAACCCCTTTCGACCACGAACAAGACTGA
- a CDS encoding antitoxin, whose product MGLIDDLKGKAQGLIRGNEQAIKDGISKAGDFVDTKTGGKYAGHVDKIQDGASKLIDKNGTPGQAPAPGQVPPAAPENPVPPVDRAP is encoded by the coding sequence GTGGGTTTGATTGACGATCTAAAGGGCAAGGCTCAGGGTCTCATCCGCGGCAACGAGCAGGCCATCAAGGACGGCATCAGCAAGGCCGGCGATTTCGTCGACACGAAGACCGGCGGCAAGTACGCAGGCCACGTCGACAAGATCCAGGATGGCGCTTCCAAGCTCATTGACAAGAACGGAACCCCGGGCCAGGCACCTGCCCCCGGACAGGTTCCCCCGGCAGCTCCTGAAAATCCGGTTCCGCCGGTGGACAGGGCTCCGTAA
- a CDS encoding phosphoribosyl-ATP diphosphatase: MKNFETLFAELSEKAATRPEGSRTVAELESGVHGIGKKVVEEAAEVWMAAEYESDEAAAEEISQLLYHLQVLMLAKGLTLEDVYKHL, from the coding sequence GTGAAGAATTTCGAGACGCTGTTCGCTGAGCTCAGCGAGAAGGCAGCCACCCGCCCGGAAGGCTCCCGCACCGTCGCTGAATTGGAGTCCGGTGTTCACGGCATCGGCAAAAAAGTCGTTGAGGAAGCAGCCGAAGTGTGGATGGCTGCCGAATATGAATCCGATGAAGCCGCGGCCGAGGAAATCTCCCAGCTGCTGTACCACCTGCAGGTTCTGATGCTCGCCAAAGGCCTGACCCTGGAAGACGTCTACAAGCATCTGTAG
- the def gene encoding peptide deformylase, whose product MAILNIRIIGDPVLRTVADPVTEFGPELAKLVADMTETMEDVDGAGLAAPQVGVSKRVFTYRIDGVEGHIINPVLENSGDYQPDQVEGCLSIPGLGFPVRRFRATRVTGVDMHGHPVSIDGEGMLARCFQHENDHLDGILYTDRLEGEDRKAALRSIRNANYDAVAGRTTAKRAKNVGSSFGGAGFGQTSTPGSSFGGAG is encoded by the coding sequence ATGGCTATTCTGAATATCCGCATCATCGGTGATCCTGTGCTGCGCACAGTTGCCGATCCCGTGACGGAATTCGGACCCGAGCTTGCCAAACTGGTGGCCGACATGACCGAAACCATGGAGGACGTGGACGGTGCAGGGCTTGCCGCCCCGCAGGTCGGCGTCAGCAAGCGCGTCTTCACCTACCGCATCGACGGTGTGGAAGGGCACATCATCAATCCGGTCCTGGAGAACAGCGGGGACTACCAGCCGGACCAGGTGGAAGGCTGCCTGTCCATTCCGGGCCTCGGTTTCCCTGTCCGCCGCTTCCGCGCCACCCGGGTCACCGGTGTGGACATGCATGGACATCCGGTGTCCATCGACGGGGAGGGCATGCTGGCACGCTGCTTCCAGCACGAAAATGACCACCTGGACGGCATCCTCTACACCGACCGCCTCGAAGGCGAAGACCGGAAGGCTGCCTTGCGGTCCATCCGCAACGCCAATTACGACGCCGTCGCCGGTCGGACCACAGCCAAGCGCGCCAAGAACGTGGGATCGAGTTTCGGCGGTGCCGGCTTTGGCCAAACCAGCACCCCCGGCTCCAGCTTTGGCGGAGCAGGGTGA
- the rpe gene encoding ribulose-phosphate 3-epimerase, with product MTQCCINPSILSADFVNLEAELRRISNADAVHVDVMDNHFVPNLTIGLPVVQRIQAVSPVPLDAHLMIADADRWAPGFADAGLASVTFHAEASIAPIKLARELRSRGAKAGMALRPATPVEPYLDMLPELDMLLIMTVEPGFGGQAFLDVTLPKIRRAREAVEGSGLGVAIQVDGGITEETITRAAEAGANVFVAGSAVYGADDPAAAIDLLRHKGSRTLRGATE from the coding sequence GTGACGCAATGCTGCATCAACCCGAGCATCCTCTCCGCCGACTTCGTCAACCTTGAGGCCGAACTGCGGCGGATCAGCAACGCCGACGCCGTGCACGTGGACGTCATGGACAACCACTTCGTCCCCAACCTGACCATCGGGCTGCCGGTGGTGCAGCGGATCCAGGCCGTCAGCCCGGTTCCACTCGACGCCCACCTGATGATTGCCGACGCGGACCGCTGGGCGCCCGGGTTCGCCGACGCAGGCCTGGCATCGGTCACGTTCCACGCCGAGGCATCCATTGCGCCCATCAAGCTGGCGCGGGAACTGCGCAGCAGGGGGGCCAAAGCGGGTATGGCGCTTCGCCCCGCCACCCCCGTGGAGCCGTACCTCGACATGCTGCCGGAGCTGGACATGCTGCTCATCATGACTGTGGAACCGGGCTTTGGCGGCCAGGCGTTCCTGGACGTCACGCTCCCCAAAATCCGCCGGGCCCGCGAAGCTGTGGAAGGCTCCGGGCTCGGAGTTGCCATCCAGGTGGACGGCGGGATCACCGAGGAAACCATCACCCGCGCCGCCGAGGCCGGCGCCAACGTCTTTGTGGCGGGCTCTGCCGTCTACGGCGCCGATGACCCCGCCGCAGCCATCGACCTGCTGCGCCACAAGGGCAGCCGGACATTACGCGGGGCGACGGAATAA
- a CDS encoding transcription antitermination factor NusB, which produces MSVSGGNTGGRNTGGPNTGGGGSAGGGGRGKGGPRDASRRDAKGRERNRGPQRNFTGQAPSQRTRRADPARLVAFEVLRAVAEEDAYANLVLPARIRHHRLDKRDAGFATELSYGALRGQGTYDAILARCVDRPLAQLDPAVLDALRIGAHQLLAMRVPAHAALDQTVGLARAVIGAGPSALINAVLRKVTAHPLEEWLDLLVEGETDETKIASLRYAHPEWIVRAMRQSLVAHGRPAAEINDLLEADNAAPVVNLVALPGLGSLDEALENGATPGELVEGSALSSGGDLGRLASVRAGTLRVQDVGSQLVARALAAVNLGQAADGAGEAWLDLCAGPGGKAALLGALAHQRGATLLANEPAPHRAKLVSQALSAVPQDSWQVRTGDGRDVGAEQPGQYSRVLVDVPCTGLGALRRRPESRWRRSPKDIADLGPLQRELLNSALAAVRPGGVVAYVTCSPHPAETTAVVADVLRKRGHLELLDAGAALDAVSLTGSLGAGHELTAQLWPHIHHTDAMFLALIQKKS; this is translated from the coding sequence ATGAGCGTGTCCGGCGGTAATACAGGTGGACGGAACACGGGCGGACCAAACACCGGCGGAGGGGGAAGCGCCGGAGGAGGCGGCCGCGGCAAGGGCGGACCCCGGGATGCCAGCAGAAGGGATGCCAAAGGGCGGGAACGCAACCGCGGGCCGCAGCGGAACTTCACCGGGCAGGCGCCGTCGCAGCGGACCAGGCGCGCCGATCCAGCCCGCCTGGTGGCCTTCGAAGTGCTGCGTGCCGTGGCTGAGGAGGACGCCTACGCCAACCTCGTGCTGCCCGCGCGGATCCGGCACCACCGGCTGGACAAACGCGACGCCGGATTCGCCACGGAACTAAGCTACGGAGCCCTGCGCGGCCAAGGCACCTACGACGCCATCCTGGCGCGGTGCGTGGACCGGCCCCTGGCCCAGCTTGACCCCGCCGTCCTCGACGCCCTCCGTATCGGCGCCCACCAGCTGCTGGCCATGCGGGTCCCCGCGCACGCCGCACTGGACCAGACGGTTGGACTTGCCCGTGCCGTCATCGGGGCGGGACCCTCGGCGCTGATCAATGCCGTCCTCCGCAAGGTCACTGCCCACCCCCTTGAGGAATGGCTGGACCTGCTGGTGGAGGGCGAAACCGACGAGACGAAGATTGCCTCGCTCAGGTACGCCCACCCCGAATGGATTGTCCGGGCAATGCGCCAGTCGCTCGTGGCCCATGGCCGGCCCGCAGCCGAGATCAACGACCTGCTCGAAGCGGACAACGCCGCCCCTGTGGTCAACCTTGTGGCCCTGCCGGGGCTGGGCAGCCTCGACGAAGCGCTGGAAAACGGTGCCACCCCCGGGGAACTGGTGGAAGGCTCCGCGCTCTCCAGCGGCGGTGACCTGGGGCGGTTGGCATCCGTACGCGCCGGTACCCTCCGGGTGCAGGATGTCGGTTCCCAGCTGGTGGCCAGGGCCCTGGCCGCGGTGAACCTCGGCCAGGCGGCCGATGGTGCCGGTGAAGCGTGGCTCGACCTCTGCGCAGGCCCGGGTGGAAAGGCGGCACTCCTTGGTGCCCTTGCGCACCAGCGGGGGGCCACGCTTCTTGCGAACGAGCCCGCCCCGCACCGCGCAAAGCTTGTCAGTCAGGCACTGTCCGCCGTACCGCAGGACAGCTGGCAGGTCCGGACCGGCGACGGCCGGGATGTAGGCGCCGAACAGCCGGGGCAATACTCCCGTGTCCTGGTGGACGTTCCCTGCACCGGCCTGGGGGCACTTCGGCGCAGGCCCGAGTCCCGGTGGCGTCGCTCGCCCAAGGACATTGCAGACCTGGGCCCACTGCAGCGCGAGCTGCTGAACTCTGCCCTGGCCGCGGTTCGGCCCGGAGGAGTGGTGGCCTACGTGACGTGTTCACCGCACCCGGCAGAGACCACAGCTGTTGTGGCCGACGTGCTCCGGAAGCGCGGCCACCTGGAACTCCTCGATGCCGGCGCCGCACTTGACGCAGTCAGCCTCACTGGAAGCCTTGGCGCGGGCCATGAACTGACCGCGCAGCTCTGGCCCCACATCCACCACACCGATGCCATGTTCCTGGCCCTGATACAGAAAAAATCCTGA
- the ribH gene encoding 6,7-dimethyl-8-ribityllumazine synthase, with protein MSGHGAPDIDLSTLNPAETSQLKLAIIAASWHTQIMDGLLDGALRAAKDAGIAEPTVLRVPGSFELPVAAARLAPHFDAVVALGVVIRGGTPHFDYVCQAATSGLTDVSVSTGVPVGFGVLTCDNEQQGLDRAGLPGSKEDKGHEAVTAALATAVVLKQYRS; from the coding sequence ATGAGTGGACACGGCGCCCCCGACATCGACCTCAGCACCCTCAACCCGGCCGAGACGTCGCAGCTGAAACTGGCCATCATCGCAGCAAGCTGGCACACACAGATCATGGACGGGCTCCTGGACGGCGCACTCCGGGCCGCCAAGGACGCCGGCATCGCGGAGCCCACAGTGCTGCGGGTTCCCGGCAGCTTCGAGCTCCCGGTTGCCGCAGCGCGGCTGGCACCGCACTTTGACGCCGTTGTTGCCCTCGGCGTCGTAATCCGCGGCGGAACCCCGCACTTTGACTACGTCTGCCAGGCCGCGACGTCGGGCCTCACCGACGTCAGCGTGTCCACGGGCGTGCCGGTGGGTTTCGGCGTGCTCACCTGCGACAACGAACAGCAGGGGCTGGACCGGGCAGGCCTGCCCGGCTCCAAGGAAGACAAGGGCCATGAGGCCGTGACAGCTGCGCTGGCTACCGCCGTCGTCCTCAAGCAGTACCGGAGCTAG
- the fmt gene encoding methionyl-tRNA formyltransferase, which translates to MRVLFAGTPAVAVPSLDALVNAGFNVVAVLTRPDAPVGRKRVLTPSPVAQRAGELGIDVIRAARVDADAVAAIAAVQPDVAAIVAYGGLVPPAALGIPAHGWVNLHFSLLPAWRGAAPVQRSVIAGDDVTGAVTFQLEEGLDTGPVFGTLTEAVRPQDTAGDLLERLSHSGAVLLAQTLSAIEAGKASPQPQAGEVSLAPKLTLEDGHLNWSHPALAINRQARGVTPEPGAWTLLDGQRVKLEPVRLRPDISGLAPGSVALQGKAVLVGTGSHAVELTRVQPAGKKMMAAADWARGMASLEGVVFE; encoded by the coding sequence GTGAGGGTCCTCTTCGCGGGGACGCCCGCCGTCGCCGTGCCATCCCTGGACGCCCTCGTCAATGCCGGCTTCAACGTGGTCGCGGTCCTGACCCGTCCCGATGCCCCGGTAGGCCGCAAACGCGTACTGACGCCGTCGCCGGTGGCACAACGGGCCGGGGAACTGGGCATTGATGTCATCCGTGCCGCCCGGGTCGACGCCGACGCCGTCGCCGCCATCGCCGCAGTGCAGCCGGACGTCGCGGCCATCGTTGCTTATGGCGGACTGGTCCCCCCTGCGGCCCTGGGCATACCGGCGCACGGCTGGGTCAATCTGCATTTCTCCCTGCTGCCGGCCTGGCGAGGCGCGGCACCGGTCCAGCGGTCCGTCATTGCCGGAGACGATGTCACAGGTGCCGTGACCTTCCAGCTTGAAGAGGGACTCGACACCGGTCCTGTTTTTGGCACCCTCACCGAGGCGGTCAGGCCCCAGGACACGGCAGGAGACCTGCTTGAGCGGCTGTCCCACAGCGGTGCCGTCCTGCTGGCGCAGACACTGTCCGCCATCGAGGCCGGAAAAGCGTCGCCGCAGCCGCAGGCCGGAGAGGTCTCCCTGGCACCCAAACTGACTCTGGAGGACGGACACCTTAACTGGTCCCACCCGGCCCTTGCCATCAACAGGCAGGCACGCGGAGTCACCCCTGAGCCCGGCGCCTGGACCCTGCTGGACGGGCAGCGGGTCAAGCTCGAACCTGTCCGGCTCCGGCCGGATATTTCAGGACTTGCCCCTGGCTCAGTGGCATTGCAGGGGAAAGCCGTGTTGGTGGGAACAGGTTCACACGCCGTGGAACTCACCCGGGTCCAGCCCGCTGGGAAAAAGATGATGGCTGCAGCCGACTGGGCACGCGGCATGGCTTCACTGGAGGGTGTGGTGTTCGAATGA
- the ribB gene encoding 3,4-dihydroxy-2-butanone-4-phosphate synthase — protein MTDGRTSAPAVGLDSVEDAVRAMAAGRPVLVVDNEDRENEGDIIFAAQHATPALMGWTIRYSSGVICVPLTGDRADALALPPMTAINEDAKGTAYTVSCDAATGVSTGISATDRALTARILADPHAGPASVTRPGHIFPLRAVDGGVRERQGHTEAAVDLCRLAGLEPVGVIAEVVYDDGEMMRLDGLRSFAAEHGCPLISIEDLVAYLEAGAGGTQREDVRVTPGEEKEKR, from the coding sequence GTGACCGATGGACGGACGTCCGCGCCTGCCGTGGGACTGGACTCCGTTGAGGACGCAGTCCGGGCCATGGCCGCCGGCCGGCCCGTGCTCGTCGTCGACAACGAGGACCGCGAAAACGAAGGCGACATCATCTTCGCCGCCCAGCACGCCACGCCCGCCCTGATGGGCTGGACCATCCGGTACAGCTCCGGCGTCATTTGCGTGCCGCTGACCGGAGACCGCGCGGATGCACTGGCACTGCCTCCCATGACGGCGATCAACGAGGACGCCAAAGGCACGGCCTACACGGTGTCCTGCGACGCCGCCACCGGCGTCAGCACCGGAATCTCCGCCACGGACCGGGCCCTGACCGCCCGGATTCTGGCCGACCCGCACGCCGGTCCTGCATCCGTGACCCGCCCGGGGCATATTTTCCCGCTCCGCGCGGTTGACGGTGGAGTGCGGGAACGCCAGGGCCACACCGAGGCCGCGGTGGATCTGTGCCGCCTTGCAGGCTTGGAGCCTGTCGGGGTGATCGCGGAAGTGGTGTATGACGACGGTGAAATGATGCGCCTGGACGGGCTCCGTTCGTTCGCAGCTGAACATGGATGCCCCCTGATCTCCATCGAGGACCTGGTGGCGTATCTTGAAGCCGGGGCCGGGGGAACCCAGCGTGAGGATGTCCGGGTAACGCCGGGCGAAGAGAAGGAGAAGCGATGA
- a CDS encoding benzoate/H(+) symporter BenE family transporter gives MPNSPAPSRTTKAGLPRFDSRPVVAGIVTALVGFTSSFAVVLAGLKAVGADSTQAASGLLALTLAVGLGVLVLAWRSRVPVTLAWSTPGAALLAAAGMPDGGWPAAVGAFLATGLLLALTGMVPALGRLMARIPSPLAQAMLAGVLLQLCLAPFKALGTVPGFVAPVILCWLVMMKFAPRWAVPAALLMALGVIGISLASAGTPVDAGGLMPALAWTTPAFSLQALVGIAVPLFVVTMASQNVPGVAVLRSFGYDTPWQPAMLVTGAGTVAGAPFGGHAINLAALSAALAAGGEAGGDRSRRWVAGFTSGLAYLVLAAFSAALVAVVNRAPGGMLEAVAGLALLGTLASAISAALADTEDRIAPAVTFLMAASGLAFAGIGSAFWALIAGLAVRWVLQPRRSGTAS, from the coding sequence ATGCCCAACTCCCCCGCACCCTCCAGGACAACCAAGGCCGGACTGCCGCGGTTCGACTCCCGGCCCGTTGTCGCCGGGATCGTTACCGCCCTGGTGGGCTTTACCTCGTCCTTTGCCGTAGTCCTCGCCGGCCTCAAGGCGGTGGGCGCCGATTCCACCCAGGCCGCGTCCGGCCTGCTGGCGCTGACCCTCGCCGTCGGGCTGGGCGTCCTGGTCCTCGCCTGGCGCTCCCGGGTTCCGGTGACTCTGGCCTGGTCGACGCCGGGTGCGGCGCTGCTGGCGGCAGCGGGAATGCCCGACGGCGGGTGGCCGGCCGCCGTCGGCGCCTTCCTGGCGACAGGCCTGCTGTTGGCCCTGACCGGCATGGTGCCGGCGCTTGGCAGGTTGATGGCGCGGATTCCGTCCCCGCTGGCGCAGGCGATGCTGGCGGGAGTCCTGCTCCAGCTTTGCCTGGCCCCCTTCAAAGCCCTGGGCACGGTTCCCGGTTTTGTGGCGCCGGTGATCCTGTGCTGGCTGGTGATGATGAAGTTCGCTCCGCGGTGGGCGGTGCCCGCGGCTTTGCTCATGGCCCTGGGCGTGATCGGAATTTCCCTGGCGTCCGCCGGGACGCCGGTGGATGCGGGAGGCCTTATGCCCGCACTCGCCTGGACCACGCCGGCGTTCAGCCTGCAGGCCCTGGTGGGCATCGCCGTCCCCTTGTTCGTGGTGACCATGGCGTCGCAGAACGTTCCCGGGGTGGCTGTCCTGCGGTCATTCGGATATGACACTCCGTGGCAGCCGGCGATGCTGGTCACGGGAGCGGGGACTGTTGCGGGGGCTCCCTTCGGCGGCCACGCCATCAATCTTGCAGCGCTCAGCGCGGCGCTGGCCGCGGGCGGGGAAGCAGGCGGGGACCGGAGCAGGCGGTGGGTTGCCGGCTTCACCTCCGGGCTGGCCTACCTGGTGCTTGCCGCTTTTTCCGCTGCCTTGGTGGCGGTGGTGAACCGGGCGCCGGGCGGGATGCTCGAAGCAGTGGCCGGGTTGGCCCTGCTGGGAACCCTTGCGTCGGCGATTTCGGCTGCCCTGGCGGACACGGAAGACCGCATCGCCCCGGCCGTCACGTTCCTGATGGCGGCCTCAGGCCTGGCATTTGCCGGAATCGGTTCCGCGTTCTGGGCGCTCATTGCCGGGCTGGCGGTGCGGTGGGTGCTGCAGCCACGGCGCAGCGGGACCGCCTCTTAG
- the hisG gene encoding ATP phosphoribosyltransferase produces the protein MLRVAVPNKGSLSEAASAMLSEAGYRQRRDTRELVMVDPDNEIEFFFLRPRDIAVYVGQGTLDVGITGRDLLLDAGVEAEELLPLGFAGSTFRFAGPVGDFSKVEELEGKRLATSYDGLLRNYLAERGINAKVVRLDGAVESSVRLGVADAIADVVETGNTLKAAGMEIFGDPILKSEAVLIRRTGNGGAANGTAKEIDVLIRRLQGVLVARQYVLMDYDIRKELVEKAAGLTPGLESPTVSPLRDSDWVAVRSMVPKKETNRIMDELYDLGARAILVSSIHACRI, from the coding sequence ATGCTGCGAGTAGCCGTCCCCAACAAGGGCTCCCTGTCCGAAGCCGCCTCCGCCATGCTCTCCGAAGCCGGCTACCGCCAGCGCCGCGACACGCGCGAACTGGTCATGGTGGACCCTGACAACGAGATCGAGTTCTTCTTCCTCCGCCCCCGCGATATTGCGGTCTATGTCGGCCAGGGAACACTCGACGTCGGCATCACCGGACGCGACCTGCTCCTGGACGCCGGCGTGGAAGCCGAAGAGCTGCTGCCGCTGGGTTTCGCCGGCTCCACCTTCCGTTTTGCCGGACCCGTCGGCGACTTCAGCAAGGTGGAGGAACTCGAGGGCAAGCGCCTGGCCACCAGCTACGACGGACTGCTGCGCAACTACCTGGCCGAACGCGGCATCAACGCCAAGGTGGTCCGGCTGGATGGCGCGGTTGAATCCTCGGTCCGCCTGGGCGTCGCCGACGCCATCGCCGACGTCGTGGAAACCGGCAACACCCTCAAGGCCGCCGGCATGGAAATCTTCGGCGACCCCATCCTCAAATCCGAGGCCGTCCTGATCCGCCGCACCGGCAACGGGGGCGCCGCCAACGGCACCGCCAAGGAAATCGACGTCCTCATCCGCCGGCTCCAGGGCGTCCTGGTGGCACGCCAGTACGTGCTGATGGACTACGACATCCGCAAGGAACTCGTGGAGAAGGCGGCCGGCCTGACGCCTGGCCTCGAATCGCCCACGGTTTCGCCGCTGCGCGACTCCGACTGGGTGGCCGTCCGGTCCATGGTTCCCAAGAAGGAAACCAACCGCATCATGGATGAACTGTACGACCTCGGCGCCCGCGCCATCCTGGTCAGCAGCATCCACGCCTGCCGCATCTGA
- the ribD gene encoding bifunctional diaminohydroxyphosphoribosylaminopyrimidine deaminase/5-amino-6-(5-phosphoribosylamino)uracil reductase RibD produces the protein MTGPVELKPAAGVVTAFSADETRAMEHALQAALQGARGANPLVGAVVVGPDGRQLVTGYHRGAGTAHAEADAIAQAAAVGLDLSGCTMVVTLEPCDHVGRTGPCTQAIIDAGITDVVYAVDDPHDPAAGGAATLRAAGVRVRSGLGADESLDLNRQWFEAVAAKRPFVTLHIAQTLDARIAAEDGTSQWISSPESLADNHGIRGRIDAILVGTQTVLVDNPRLTAREPSGDPAPKQPVRAVMGLRGIPDDAAIHGDDGLAVHLPTRNPREALTLLYKAGIRHVMVEGGSRILSSFLSAGLVDELIVYLAPTLLGSGTPALNGLGITSLPDAQQWEWDEADGGAVRTLGRDLRLHLRPQRKVALDHPPTRGSAEQAERGY, from the coding sequence ATGACGGGCCCGGTGGAACTGAAGCCCGCGGCCGGGGTGGTTACCGCCTTCAGCGCCGACGAAACCCGCGCCATGGAGCACGCCCTGCAGGCAGCCCTGCAGGGTGCGCGCGGAGCGAATCCCCTGGTGGGCGCCGTCGTCGTCGGTCCTGACGGGCGCCAACTTGTCACCGGCTACCACCGCGGTGCCGGCACTGCGCATGCCGAAGCGGACGCAATCGCCCAGGCCGCCGCCGTCGGCCTTGATCTTTCCGGCTGCACCATGGTGGTCACGCTGGAGCCCTGCGACCACGTGGGCCGCACCGGGCCGTGCACGCAGGCGATCATCGACGCCGGCATCACGGACGTGGTGTACGCCGTCGACGACCCCCATGACCCGGCGGCCGGTGGCGCAGCAACACTGCGGGCGGCCGGCGTCCGGGTCCGCAGTGGCCTCGGCGCCGACGAATCCCTGGACCTGAACCGCCAGTGGTTTGAGGCAGTCGCCGCCAAGCGCCCGTTCGTCACCCTCCACATCGCCCAGACCCTGGACGCCCGGATAGCAGCCGAAGACGGCACCAGCCAATGGATCTCCAGCCCTGAGTCGCTGGCAGACAACCACGGAATCCGGGGCCGCATCGACGCCATCCTGGTGGGCACCCAGACCGTGCTGGTGGACAACCCCCGCCTGACCGCCCGGGAACCCTCCGGAGACCCCGCACCCAAACAGCCGGTACGGGCCGTCATGGGACTGCGCGGAATTCCGGACGACGCCGCGATCCACGGCGATGACGGCCTGGCTGTCCACCTCCCCACCCGGAACCCCCGCGAAGCGTTGACCCTGCTGTACAAAGCCGGGATCCGGCATGTGATGGTGGAAGGCGGCTCACGGATCCTCAGCTCCTTCCTCTCTGCCGGCCTGGTAGACGAACTCATCGTCTACCTTGCCCCCACCCTGCTGGGATCCGGCACCCCCGCCCTGAACGGGCTGGGCATCACCAGCCTCCCGGACGCCCAGCAATGGGAATGGGACGAGGCCGACGGCGGCGCCGTCCGGACGCTCGGCCGGGACCTCAGGCTTCACCTCAGACCGCAACGGAAAGTTGCACTCGACCACCCACCAACCCGCGGCAGCGCGGAGCAAGCCGAGAGAGGCTACTGA